The Mesomycoplasma flocculare ATCC 27399 genome includes a window with the following:
- a CDS encoding MAG0490 family ComEA-like DNA-binding protein, which yields MKKTQMVCLIILVGALSSFGYLAYKLQSHIAPAKQVAITILKGVRNPGTKFFNYGVKWGKIFQEFDIIPGYDIGKYNLEAKVTIDQQVELNTVGFRTKLEKIAIKNAEKLKISREIVAKIRSFLKSKKNKKLTWKELEWNLEIDSETLRTLQENFILD from the coding sequence ATGAAAAAAACGCAAATGGTTTGTTTGATTATTTTAGTTGGCGCGTTAAGTAGTTTTGGTTATTTAGCCTATAAATTACAATCACATATTGCTCCTGCCAAACAAGTTGCAATTACTATTTTGAAAGGCGTACGCAATCCAGGGACAAAATTTTTTAACTATGGCGTAAAGTGAGGCAAAATTTTTCAAGAATTCGATATTATTCCTGGTTATGATATTGGAAAATATAACTTGGAAGCAAAGGTCACAATTGATCAGCAAGTCGAACTAAATACGGTTGGGTTTAGAACAAAATTAGAAAAAATTGCAATAAAAAATGCGGAAAAATTAAAAATTAGCCGCGAGATAGTCGCGAAAATCCGCTCATTTTTAAAAAGCAAAAAGAACAAAAAACTGACTTGGAAAGAATTAGAGTGAAATCTAGAAATTGACTCAGAAACTTTAAGAACGCTGCAAGAAAATTTTATTCTTGACTAA
- a CDS encoding ComEC/Rec2 family competence protein: MLPKIDNEQVSFEAKVIDKVSFGNFVDFKGNKVFIKNTNHEIGTNLWLSGRLTIVQNQSGFDLVTYLKSKGSLLVLDNPKVTVLKTSANIFAKIRHFFPIESKYSKQLIPMIFLAEAPSEAKNFKKSLVYLGVYQIFVISGFHINIFKQAIFGVSKIFKIKAYIYKPIFFAFLLFQLFLFNFAISFLRGFVFWGLIEINKLFLNKKFNKIELLSITGIIILLTNPLIFYSIGFVLTFTMTFVILIINQIKLTKKWNKWITQFLFVNFFSAIFSMFLNSQYNFMAPINIAIFTPFFTFLYTNLLLFIFNPTIIEWICKNFIQTVEYITEFQFLTWDIKPNLFFIIFSCIISLICFLSLEATITLSKKKFQLSQNPKTLK; the protein is encoded by the coding sequence ATGCTACCAAAAATTGATAATGAGCAAGTTAGTTTTGAAGCAAAAGTAATTGATAAAGTTAGTTTTGGAAATTTTGTTGACTTTAAAGGAAACAAAGTATTTATTAAAAACACAAATCACGAAATTGGCACTAATTTATGACTTAGTGGCAGATTGACAATAGTACAAAATCAATCCGGATTTGATTTAGTAACATATCTAAAATCCAAAGGTTCGCTTTTAGTTTTAGACAATCCAAAAGTGACTGTCCTTAAAACAAGCGCAAATATATTCGCAAAAATTCGACATTTTTTTCCAATAGAGAGCAAGTATTCAAAACAATTAATACCAATGATTTTTCTAGCAGAAGCCCCGTCAGAAGCAAAAAATTTTAAAAAATCGCTAGTTTATCTTGGAGTTTATCAAATTTTTGTAATTTCTGGTTTTCATATTAACATCTTTAAACAAGCAATTTTTGGAGTTTCTAAAATTTTTAAAATTAAAGCTTACATATATAAGCCAATATTTTTTGCTTTTTTATTATTCCAATTATTTCTTTTTAATTTTGCAATTTCATTTTTACGGGGTTTTGTTTTTTGAGGTCTAATCGAGATTAACAAACTGTTTTTGAATAAAAAATTCAATAAAATTGAATTATTATCAATTACTGGGATAATAATTTTATTAACAAACCCACTAATTTTTTATTCAATTGGTTTTGTGTTAACGTTTACAATGACTTTTGTTATTTTAATCATAAACCAGATAAAATTAACAAAAAAATGGAATAAATGAATAACTCAATTTTTATTTGTTAATTTTTTCAGTGCGATTTTTTCAATGTTTTTAAATTCGCAATATAATTTTATGGCGCCAATAAATATCGCGATATTTACGCCATTTTTTACGTTTTTGTACACAAATTTACTCTTATTTATTTTCAACCCTACAATTATTGAGTGAATTTGTAAAAATTTTATTCAAACTGTAGAATATATAACTGAGTTCCAATTTTTAACTTGAGATATTAAACCTAACTTATTTTTTATAATTTTTTCTTGTATAATTTCGTTAATATGTTTTTTGTCTTTGGAAGCGACAATTACATTGTCCAAAAAAAAATTTCAACTATCACAAAATCCAAAAACACTGAAGTAA
- the holA gene encoding DNA polymerase III subunit delta: MFFVFGSDNYIVQKKISTITKSKNTEVINFFNTDSYEFIKEIITKFSLFENEKTFIFNDFLYFSTESKANQLLISKIKNTKNTIIFKYMLNEKNTLTNIKNSIIYKSFSTISKIIETSEINQENIVEFIKNELNDLKIGLNPSQIIELESRLPFNGLIIHSEILKLQTLNTPINSELIHNLISDYSTHSTWGFINSFVSLDLKNTLRFYRQKLLEGQSLNLLIGQINAKLSLSFFVYLKKKAGLSDLEICNKMGISKLQINKATDLCNKIGIVKLENMIIKLAKLDSQIKKSLVNDKLAFELYILDLIH; the protein is encoded by the coding sequence ATGTTTTTTGTCTTTGGAAGCGACAATTACATTGTCCAAAAAAAAATTTCAACTATCACAAAATCCAAAAACACTGAAGTAATTAATTTTTTTAACACTGATTCATATGAATTTATTAAAGAAATTATTACAAAATTTTCTCTTTTTGAAAATGAAAAAACCTTTATTTTTAATGATTTTTTATACTTTTCAACCGAAAGTAAAGCTAACCAGCTTTTAATCTCGAAAATTAAAAATACTAAAAACACAATTATTTTTAAATATATGCTTAACGAAAAAAACACTCTTACCAATATTAAAAATTCAATAATTTATAAATCTTTTTCAACAATTTCCAAAATAATTGAAACTTCAGAAATTAATCAGGAAAATATTGTTGAGTTTATCAAAAATGAGCTTAATGATTTAAAAATTGGTTTAAATCCAAGCCAAATTATAGAACTCGAATCACGATTGCCTTTTAATGGTCTGATAATTCATAGCGAAATTCTAAAATTGCAAACCTTAAATACGCCTATAAATTCTGAACTAATACATAATTTAATCAGTGATTATTCCACTCATTCAACTTGAGGTTTTATTAATTCATTTGTTAGTTTAGATTTGAAAAATACTCTAAGATTTTACAGGCAAAAATTATTAGAAGGGCAAAGTCTAAACTTGTTAATCGGGCAGATAAATGCAAAATTATCGCTTAGTTTTTTTGTTTATTTGAAAAAAAAAGCTGGGCTTAGTGACTTGGAAATTTGCAACAAAATGGGAATTTCCAAGTTACAAATAAACAAAGCAACAGACTTATGCAACAAAATTGGAATTGTTAAACTTGAGAATATGATAATAAAACTTGCAAAATTAGATTCCCAAATTAAAAAATCACTAGTTAATGACAAGTTAGCCTTTGAACTTTATATTCTTGATTTAATTCATTAG
- a CDS encoding DEAD/DEAH box helicase family protein: MPKKVIIRLFKKASNSLKEDQKEAIYFKSPTGSGKTFMIINFIDYLISWSKSEIDLKLVFVITYNLKRRSTLSNS, from the coding sequence ATGCCCAAAAAAGTTATTATTCGATTATTTAAAAAAGCAAGTAATTCACTAAAAGAAGACCAAAAAGAAGCAATTTATTTTAAATCCCCAACCGGATCGGGAAAAACTTTTATGATAATTAATTTCATTGATTATCTAATTAGCTGAAGTAAGTCCGAGATTGATCTAAAACTTGTTTTTGTCATTACTTACAATCTCAAGCGCAGATCTACCCTATCAAATTCATAA